In the genome of Drosophila yakuba strain Tai18E2 chromosome 3R, Prin_Dyak_Tai18E2_2.1, whole genome shotgun sequence, one region contains:
- the LOC6536757 gene encoding phospholipid-transporting ATPase ID isoform X3 has protein sequence MIGGRRCSEAARRLRRRPDTLELSVLDGQPMETELQEDNERTPTTGAGNGNESGTEAVEASCSASSKRTRWFQFARSSKNRRKRLRCDEDEEVVQQDRRNSDVEGSRRACLAQPEGMNIGSSTQTIATPLMVGDSFYSLAPGGGNPSAHKSDDQELYKQRDPSVASESKSVPSMRRLSQIRRRRSSYYFSENERRIRANDKEFNAQFKYHNNYIKTSKYSLFTFLPFNLLEQFQRLANFYFLCLLVLQLIPAISSLTPVTTAIPLIGVLTLTAVKDAYDDIQRHISDSQVNNRKSKTLRNGKLVEAKWSEVQVGDVIRLDNNQFVAADTLLLSTSEPNGLCFIETAELDGETNLKAKQCLTETIELGDRHDLLWNFNGEIICERPNNLLNKFDGTLIWRGQRFALDNEKILLRGCVLRNTQWCYGVVVFAGVDTKLMQNSGKTQFKSTGVDRLLNFIIIGIVLFLVSICALFAIGCAIWEGLIGQHFQLYLPWEHIIPKDYIPTGATVIGLLVFFSYAIVLNTVVPISLYVSVEVIRFVQSFLINWDEEMYYPTTNTYAKARTTTLNEELGQIQYIFSDKTGTLTQNIMTFNKCSINGRSYGDVIDLRTGELVEITEQQTIFQNSNTNNRPSPTCGAIVAPPAAPPPIILVHKAEVHAKKSSLLVSSSGEAQVVPERPKSDDERPAPPLEAGEKRPGLKHVRYSAPSRSQDEDSGRLSPRVSGSRGLSPPIGNEERRSSGGFKRIGAGCMQRQLSRTSSCDKVKILHDSQQTETHNMHHSSHNRKRLVKIRFKKAPSTATLGVVFSQLEHHLEEEPQSTSALSTTKHHHRHKAFATNWSSSPHRVHALQSVDFSANPHHESDFRWYDRSLLDAVRSDEEHSHVFFRLLALCHTVMAETVDGKLEYQAQSPDEAALVSAARNFGFVFRTRTPNSITIEVMGQTEEYELLNILDFNNVRKRMSVILRRGDSMVLYCKGADNVIYDRLHGGQEDLKARTQDHLNKFAGEGLRTLALAERRLTEQYYNDWRSRQQEAALSMDSREQKLNAIYEEIESEMQLVGVTAIEDKLQDGVPKSIANLQNAGIKIWVLTGDKQETAINIGYSCQLLTDELADVFIVDGNSVEEVEKQLRQFKESIKIYNRFRPGGFDAFDRLNSDSNMDPLSVTMTQTSAFMQETNLPPTPPPPPAISVVTFSAECNDLFGDEKGSDDGGTASIVVDENTGFALVVNGHSLVHCLSPELENKFLDIASQCKAVICCRVTPLQKALVVELIKRAKNAVTLAIGDGANDVSMIKAAHIGVGISGQEGLQAVLSSDYSIAQFRYLERLLLVHGRWSYYRMCKFLRYFFYKNFAFTLCHCWYSLFCGFSAQTVFDPMFISVYNLFYTSLPVLALGVFEQDVSDKNSLEFPRLYTPGLKSELFNIREFIYSVLHGAFTSLVLFLIPYGVYKDGVSANGFIVSDHMTLGAVVATILIVDNTAQISLYTSYWTVVNHVTIWGSLVWYFVLDYFYNYVIGGPYVGSLTQAMKDLTFWVTMLITVMALVAPVLAYKFYLLDVHPSLSDKIRQKSLKKIHSRASSDVRRTASSRRGRRSVRSGYAFAHQEGFGRLITSGKIMHKLPQDFAFPLGLGTKKTQVLHNNLNSADGPNSKTNNVTGQHMVNNNTNMRQNQNQNHSSMADITADGRGHGGDDGRGSGGSDDMSPRAPCQDLDTINL, from the exons ATGATCGGGGGCAGGAGATGCAGCGAGGCCGCCCGGCGGCTAAGAAGGCGTCCTGACACGCTGGAACTATCAGTCCTGGATGGCCAACCTATGGAAACGGAACTCCAGGAGGACAATGAGCGGACCCCAACAACGGGAGCCGGAAATGGGAATGAATCCGGCACAGAAGCTGTCGAAGCATCGTGCTCGGCGTCCAGCAAAAGAACACGCTGGTTTCAATTCGCCAGGAGCTCCAAAAATCGAAGGAAACGATTGCGCTGTGATGAAGATGAGGAAGTTGTGCAGCAGGACAGAAGGAATTCCGATGTGGAGGGCAGTCGGAGGGCCTGCCTTGCCCAACCTGAGGGCATGAATATAGGCAGCTCCACTCAAACCATCGCCACACCCCTGATGGTGGGTGATAGTTTCTACAGCCTGGCGCCGGGAGGAGGAAATCCATCAGCCCACAAATCCGATGACCAGGAGCTGTACAAGCAGAGAGATCCTTCGGTGGCCTCGGAGTCAAAGTCGGTGCCCAGTATGAGACGTCTTTCCCAGATTAGAAGGCGCCGCAGCTCGTACTACTTTTCGG AAAACGAACGTAGAATTCGAGCCAACGACAAGGAGTTCAATGCCCAGTTCAAATATCAC AACAACTACATCAAGACCTCCAAGTATTCGCTGTTCACGTTTCTGCCTTTCAATCTGCTGGAGCAATTCCAGCGGTTGGCCAACTTCTATTTCCTTTGTCTGTTGGTCCTCCAGCTGATACCCGCGATATCCTCTCTCACTCCGGTGACCACAGCGATTCCTCTGATAGGAGTACTTACTCTGACGGCTGTTAAGGATGCCTATGATGATATT CAACGGCATATTTCTGACTCGCAGGTGAACAATCGCAAGTCGAAAACGCTGCGCAATGGCAAGTTGGTGGAGGCCAAGTGGTCTGAGGTACAGGTGGGCGATGTCATTCGGCTGGACAACAATCAGTTCGTGGCCGCCGACACCCTGTTGCTGTCCACATCCGAGCCAAATGGTCTGTGTTTCATCGAGACAGCTGAACTGGATGGGGAGACGAATCTCAAGGCAAAGCAATGCCTGACGGAAACCATCGAGCTGGGTGATCGCCACGATCTGCTCTGGAACTTCAACGGCGAGATCATCTGCGAGCGGCCCAACAATCTGCTGAACAAATTCGATGGCACCTTGATCTGGCGGGGTCAGAGGTTCGCCCTGGACAACGAGAAGATCCTGCTGAGAGGCTGTGTCCTACGGAACACGCAGTGGTGCTATGGCGTGGTGGTCTTTGCCGGAGTGGACACCAAGTTGATGCAGAATTCCGGAAAGACGCAGTTCAAGAGCACTGGTGTGGATCGCCTGCtcaactttattattattggg ATCGTCCTCTTTCTGGTGTCGATTTGTGCCCTTTTCGCGATAGGCTGTGCCATCTGGGAGGGCCTGATTGGCCAGCACTTCCAGTTGTATCTGCCTTGGGAGCACATCATACCCAAAGATTACATACCCACGGGAGCAACAGTCATTGGATTGCTGGTCTTCTTCTCGTATGCCAtagtcttaaacacagttgTGCCAATCTCACTCTACGTTTCAGTAGAG GTTATACGCTTCGTACAGTCGTTTCTCATCAACTGGGATGAGGAGATGTACTACCCGACCACCAATACCTATGCCAAAGCCCGCACCACCACGCTCAACGAGGAGCTGGGCCAGATCCAGTACATATTCTCGGATAAGACGGGCACCCTCACCCAGAACATCATGACGTTCAACAAGTGCAGCATCAATGGGCGCAGTTATGGCGATGTGATTGACCTGCGCACCGGCGAGCTGGTCGAGATTACGGAG cagcaaacaattttccaaaatagcaacaccaacaaccgACCCAGTCCCACATGTGGAGCTATCGTAGCACCACCTGCAGCACCACCCCCCATCATCCTAGTGCACAAGGCCGAGGTCCATGCGAAGAAAAGTTCTCTGTTGGTGTCATCCTCCGGGGAGGCGCAAGTGGTGCCAGAAAGACCCAAATCGGATGACGAGCGCCCTGCTCCGCCGTTGGAGGCCGGTGAAAAGCGGCCAGGACTCAAGCATGTGCGCTACTCGGCGCCCAGTAGAAGTCAGGACGAAGACTCTGGTCGCTTGTCGCCCAGAGTGAGTGGAAGTCGAGGACTTAGTCCACCCATTGGCAATGAGGAGCGACGAAGCAGTGGAGGCTTCAAAAGGATTGGAGCCGGATGTATGCAGCGCCAATTGTCCCGCACTAGCAGTTGCGACAAAGTAAAGATTTTGCATGACAGCCAACAGACAGAAACACACAACATGCACCATTCAAGTCACAATCGCAAGCGATTAGTCAAGATCCGGTTTAAAAAAGCGCCATCAACAGCCACGCTGGGTGTTGTCTTCTCTCAGCTCGAGCACCACCTCGAAGAGGAGCCACAATCCACATCCGCACTTAGCACCACCAAGCACCACCATCGTCACAAGGCATTCGCCACCAATTGGAGTTCGTCGCCTCACAGAGTGCAC GCCCTTCAAAGTGTTGACTTTTCGGCCAATCCGCATCACGAGAGTGACTTCCGATGGTACGATAGATCGTTGCTGGATGCCGTCCGGTCGGATGAGGAGCACTCCCACGTGTTTTTCCGCCTCCTGGCCCTCTGCCACACGGTCATGGCCGAAACGGTGGACGGTAAGTTGGAGTACCAGGCCCAAAGTCCCGATGAGGCTGCCCTCGTTTCGGCCGCTCGCAATTTTGGCTTTGTCTTTCGCACACGAACACCGAATAGTATTACCATCGAGGTGATGGGACAAACGGAG GAATACGAGCTCCTGAATATCCTCGACTTCAACAACGTCCGCAAGCGGATGTCTGTGATTCTCCGGCGCGGTGACTCCATGGTGCTCTACTGCAAAGGAGCGGACAATGTGATATATGATCGTCTGCATGGCGGACAGGAGGACCTAAAGGCGCGCACCCAGGACCACCTTAAT AAATTTGCCGGGGAGGGTCTACGCACTTTAGCTCTGGCTGAACGGCGTTTAACGGAGCAGTACTACAACGACTGGAGGAGTCGGCAGCAGGAGGCAGCCCTTTCGATGGACTCGAGGGAGCAGAAGCTGAACGCCATTTACGAGGAGATCGAGAGCGAGATGCAGCTGGTTGGGGTGACGGCAATTGAGGACAAGTTGCAGGACGGCGTGCCCAAGTCAATTGCTAATTTGCAGAATGCAGGGATAAAGATATGGGTCCTAACCGGTGACAAGCAGG AAACTGCCATCAACATCGGCTACTCCTGCCAACTGCTTACGGATGAACTTGCGGACGTCTTCATCGTAGACGGCAATTCGGTGGAGGAAGTGGAAAAGCAGCTGAGGCAGTTCAAGGAATCTATAAAGATATACAATCGGTTTCGACCAGGAG GATTTGATGCATTTGACCGCCTAAACAGCGACAGCAACATGGATCCGCTGAGCGTGACCATGACACAAACATCCGCCTTCATGCAGGAGACGAACCTCCCACCCACGCCGCCTCCACCGCCTGCCATCTCGGTGGTTACCTTTAG TGCTGAGTGCAATGACTTGTTCGGCGATGAGAAGGGGAGCGACGATGGAGGCACTGCCTCCATTGTGGTGGATGAAAATACAGGATTTGCTCTGGTGGTCAATGGTCATTCCCTGGTGCACTGCCTTTCGCCGGAATTGGAGAACAA ATTCCTAGACATCGCCTCGCAGTGCAAGGCGGTCATCTGTTGTCGGGTAACGCCACTTCAGAAGGCGCTGGTCGTCGAGCTAATAAAGCGTGCCAAAAACGCGGTCACTCTGGCTATTGGTGATGGCGCCAACGATGTGTCCATGATTAAAG CTGCTCACATAGGCGTTGGAATCTCAGGACAGGAGGGTCTTCAGGCTGTCCTCTCCAGTGACTACTCCATAGCCCAGTTTCGATACCTGGAGCGATTGCTGCTTGTACATGGTCGATGGTCCTACTACCGCATGTGCAAGTTCCTAAGATACTTTTTCTACAAGAACTTTGCATTTACACTGTGCCACTGCTGGTACTCGCTCTTCTGCGGCTTCAGCGCTCAG ACGGTTTTCGACCCGATGTTCATATCGGTGTATAATCTATTTTACACGTCGCTACCCGTTTTGGCGTTGGGCGTCTTCGAACAGGATGTCTCGGACAAGAACAGTCTGGAGTTTCCGCGTCTCTACACTCCGGGTCTAAAGAGCGAGTTGTTCAACATTCGGGAGTTCATCTATAGTGTGTTACACGGTGCCTTCACCTCGCTGGTCCTGTTCCTGATTCCATATGGCGTCTACAAGGATGGCGTCTCGGCGAACGGATTTATTGTGAGCGATCACATGACACTCGGCGCCGTTGTGGCTACCATACTCATAGTGGATAATACAGCTCAG ATATCTTTGTACACCTCCTACTGGACGGTTGTCAATCATGTGACCATTTGGGGCAGTTTGGTTTGGTACTTTGTGCTGGACTACTTCTACAACTATGTTATTGGTGGCCCTTATGTGGGCTCCTTGACGCAAGCCATGAAGGACCTGACCTTTTGGGTCACCATGTTGATCACAGTGATGGCGTTGGTGGCTCCAGTCTTGGCCTACAAGTTCTATTTGCTCGATGTACATCCGAGTCTGTCTGATAAg ATCCGACAAAAGTCTCTAAAGAAGATCCACTCCAGAGCTTCAAGTGATGTCAGGCGAACGGCCTCATCACGTCGTGGTCGTCGCTCCGTACGATCGGGATATGCCTTTGCCCATCAG GAGGGCTTTGGTCGCCTGATAACCTCCGGCAAGATTATGCACAAGCTGCCGCAGGACTTTGCGTTTCCCCTGGGCTTGGGCACCAAGAAAACACAGGTGCTGCACAACAACCTGAACTCGGCCGATGGACCGAACTCTAAGACCAACAATGTGACTGGCCAGCATATGgtcaacaacaacacaaataTGCGACAGaatcagaaccagaaccacTCGTCCATGGCGGATATAACGGCTGATGGGCGGGGCCATGGGGGAGATGATGGCAGAGGTAGTGGGGGCTCGGATGATATGAGTCCTCGTGCTCCCTGCCAGGACTTGGATACGATTAATCTCTAA
- the LOC6536757 gene encoding phospholipid-transporting ATPase ID isoform X5 codes for MGTKTQPQLAKENERRIRANDKEFNAQFKYHNNYIKTSKYSLFTFLPFNLLEQFQRLANFYFLCLLVLQLIPAISSLTPVTTAIPLIGVLTLTAVKDAYDDIQRHISDSQVNNRKSKTLRNGKLVEAKWSEVQVGDVIRLDNNQFVAADTLLLSTSEPNGLCFIETAELDGETNLKAKQCLTETIELGDRHDLLWNFNGEIICERPNNLLNKFDGTLIWRGQRFALDNEKILLRGCVLRNTQWCYGVVVFAGVDTKLMQNSGKTQFKSTGVDRLLNFIIIGIVLFLVSICALFAIGCAIWEGLIGQHFQLYLPWEHIIPKDYIPTGATVIGLLVFFSYAIVLNTVVPISLYVSVEVIRFVQSFLINWDEEMYYPTTNTYAKARTTTLNEELGQIQYIFSDKTGTLTQNIMTFNKCSINGRSYGDVIDLRTGELVEITEQQTIFQNSNTNNRPSPTCGAIVAPPAAPPPIILVHKAEVHAKKSSLLVSSSGEAQVVPERPKSDDERPAPPLEAGEKRPGLKHVRYSAPSRSQDEDSGRLSPRVSGSRGLSPPIGNEERRSSGGFKRIGAGCMQRQLSRTSSCDKVKILHDSQQTETHNMHHSSHNRKRLVKIRFKKAPSTATLGVVFSQLEHHLEEEPQSTSALSTTKHHHRHKAFATNWSSSPHRVHALQSVDFSANPHHESDFRWYDRSLLDAVRSDEEHSHVFFRLLALCHTVMAETVDGKLEYQAQSPDEAALVSAARNFGFVFRTRTPNSITIEVMGQTEEYELLNILDFNNVRKRMSVILRRGDSMVLYCKGADNVIYDRLHGGQEDLKARTQDHLNKFAGEGLRTLALAERRLTEQYYNDWRSRQQEAALSMDSREQKLNAIYEEIESEMQLVGVTAIEDKLQDGVPKSIANLQNAGIKIWVLTGDKQETAINIGYSCQLLTDELADVFIVDGNSVEEVEKQLRQFKESIKIYNRFRPGGFDAFDRLNSDSNMDPLSVTMTQTSAFMQETNLPPTPPPPPAISVVTFRWDEKNKDNKGGPDSAECNDLFGDEKGSDDGGTASIVVDENTGFALVVNGHSLVHCLSPELENKFLDIASQCKAVICCRVTPLQKALVVELIKRAKNAVTLAIGDGANDVSMIKAAHIGVGISGQEGLQAVLSSDYSIAQFRYLERLLLVHGRWSYYRMCKFLRYFFYKNFAFTLCHCWYSLFCGFSAQTVFDPMFISVYNLFYTSLPVLALGVFEQDVSDKNSLEFPRLYTPGLKSELFNIREFIYSVLHGAFTSLVLFLIPYGVYKDGVSANGFIVSDHMTLGAVVATILIVDNTAQISLYTSYWTVVNHVTIWGSLVWYFVLDYFYNYVIGGPYVGSLTQAMKDLTFWVTMLITVMALVAPVLAYKFYLLDVHPSLSDKIRQKSLKKIHSRASSDVRRTASSRRGRRSVRSGYAFAHQEGFGRLITSGKIMHKLPQDFAFPLGLGTKKTQVLHNNLNSADGPNSKTNNVTGQHMVNNNTNMRQNQNQNHSSMADITADGRGHGGDDGRGSGGSDDMSPRAPCQDLDTINL; via the exons ATGGGCACAAAAACCCAACCACAATTGGCCAAAG AAAACGAACGTAGAATTCGAGCCAACGACAAGGAGTTCAATGCCCAGTTCAAATATCAC AACAACTACATCAAGACCTCCAAGTATTCGCTGTTCACGTTTCTGCCTTTCAATCTGCTGGAGCAATTCCAGCGGTTGGCCAACTTCTATTTCCTTTGTCTGTTGGTCCTCCAGCTGATACCCGCGATATCCTCTCTCACTCCGGTGACCACAGCGATTCCTCTGATAGGAGTACTTACTCTGACGGCTGTTAAGGATGCCTATGATGATATT CAACGGCATATTTCTGACTCGCAGGTGAACAATCGCAAGTCGAAAACGCTGCGCAATGGCAAGTTGGTGGAGGCCAAGTGGTCTGAGGTACAGGTGGGCGATGTCATTCGGCTGGACAACAATCAGTTCGTGGCCGCCGACACCCTGTTGCTGTCCACATCCGAGCCAAATGGTCTGTGTTTCATCGAGACAGCTGAACTGGATGGGGAGACGAATCTCAAGGCAAAGCAATGCCTGACGGAAACCATCGAGCTGGGTGATCGCCACGATCTGCTCTGGAACTTCAACGGCGAGATCATCTGCGAGCGGCCCAACAATCTGCTGAACAAATTCGATGGCACCTTGATCTGGCGGGGTCAGAGGTTCGCCCTGGACAACGAGAAGATCCTGCTGAGAGGCTGTGTCCTACGGAACACGCAGTGGTGCTATGGCGTGGTGGTCTTTGCCGGAGTGGACACCAAGTTGATGCAGAATTCCGGAAAGACGCAGTTCAAGAGCACTGGTGTGGATCGCCTGCtcaactttattattattggg ATCGTCCTCTTTCTGGTGTCGATTTGTGCCCTTTTCGCGATAGGCTGTGCCATCTGGGAGGGCCTGATTGGCCAGCACTTCCAGTTGTATCTGCCTTGGGAGCACATCATACCCAAAGATTACATACCCACGGGAGCAACAGTCATTGGATTGCTGGTCTTCTTCTCGTATGCCAtagtcttaaacacagttgTGCCAATCTCACTCTACGTTTCAGTAGAG GTTATACGCTTCGTACAGTCGTTTCTCATCAACTGGGATGAGGAGATGTACTACCCGACCACCAATACCTATGCCAAAGCCCGCACCACCACGCTCAACGAGGAGCTGGGCCAGATCCAGTACATATTCTCGGATAAGACGGGCACCCTCACCCAGAACATCATGACGTTCAACAAGTGCAGCATCAATGGGCGCAGTTATGGCGATGTGATTGACCTGCGCACCGGCGAGCTGGTCGAGATTACGGAG cagcaaacaattttccaaaatagcaacaccaacaaccgACCCAGTCCCACATGTGGAGCTATCGTAGCACCACCTGCAGCACCACCCCCCATCATCCTAGTGCACAAGGCCGAGGTCCATGCGAAGAAAAGTTCTCTGTTGGTGTCATCCTCCGGGGAGGCGCAAGTGGTGCCAGAAAGACCCAAATCGGATGACGAGCGCCCTGCTCCGCCGTTGGAGGCCGGTGAAAAGCGGCCAGGACTCAAGCATGTGCGCTACTCGGCGCCCAGTAGAAGTCAGGACGAAGACTCTGGTCGCTTGTCGCCCAGAGTGAGTGGAAGTCGAGGACTTAGTCCACCCATTGGCAATGAGGAGCGACGAAGCAGTGGAGGCTTCAAAAGGATTGGAGCCGGATGTATGCAGCGCCAATTGTCCCGCACTAGCAGTTGCGACAAAGTAAAGATTTTGCATGACAGCCAACAGACAGAAACACACAACATGCACCATTCAAGTCACAATCGCAAGCGATTAGTCAAGATCCGGTTTAAAAAAGCGCCATCAACAGCCACGCTGGGTGTTGTCTTCTCTCAGCTCGAGCACCACCTCGAAGAGGAGCCACAATCCACATCCGCACTTAGCACCACCAAGCACCACCATCGTCACAAGGCATTCGCCACCAATTGGAGTTCGTCGCCTCACAGAGTGCAC GCCCTTCAAAGTGTTGACTTTTCGGCCAATCCGCATCACGAGAGTGACTTCCGATGGTACGATAGATCGTTGCTGGATGCCGTCCGGTCGGATGAGGAGCACTCCCACGTGTTTTTCCGCCTCCTGGCCCTCTGCCACACGGTCATGGCCGAAACGGTGGACGGTAAGTTGGAGTACCAGGCCCAAAGTCCCGATGAGGCTGCCCTCGTTTCGGCCGCTCGCAATTTTGGCTTTGTCTTTCGCACACGAACACCGAATAGTATTACCATCGAGGTGATGGGACAAACGGAG GAATACGAGCTCCTGAATATCCTCGACTTCAACAACGTCCGCAAGCGGATGTCTGTGATTCTCCGGCGCGGTGACTCCATGGTGCTCTACTGCAAAGGAGCGGACAATGTGATATATGATCGTCTGCATGGCGGACAGGAGGACCTAAAGGCGCGCACCCAGGACCACCTTAAT AAATTTGCCGGGGAGGGTCTACGCACTTTAGCTCTGGCTGAACGGCGTTTAACGGAGCAGTACTACAACGACTGGAGGAGTCGGCAGCAGGAGGCAGCCCTTTCGATGGACTCGAGGGAGCAGAAGCTGAACGCCATTTACGAGGAGATCGAGAGCGAGATGCAGCTGGTTGGGGTGACGGCAATTGAGGACAAGTTGCAGGACGGCGTGCCCAAGTCAATTGCTAATTTGCAGAATGCAGGGATAAAGATATGGGTCCTAACCGGTGACAAGCAGG AAACTGCCATCAACATCGGCTACTCCTGCCAACTGCTTACGGATGAACTTGCGGACGTCTTCATCGTAGACGGCAATTCGGTGGAGGAAGTGGAAAAGCAGCTGAGGCAGTTCAAGGAATCTATAAAGATATACAATCGGTTTCGACCAGGAG GATTTGATGCATTTGACCGCCTAAACAGCGACAGCAACATGGATCCGCTGAGCGTGACCATGACACAAACATCCGCCTTCATGCAGGAGACGAACCTCCCACCCACGCCGCCTCCACCGCCTGCCATCTCGGTGGTTACCTTTAGGTGGGATGAGAAAAATAAGGATAATAAGGGCGGACCGGACAG TGCTGAGTGCAATGACTTGTTCGGCGATGAGAAGGGGAGCGACGATGGAGGCACTGCCTCCATTGTGGTGGATGAAAATACAGGATTTGCTCTGGTGGTCAATGGTCATTCCCTGGTGCACTGCCTTTCGCCGGAATTGGAGAACAA ATTCCTAGACATCGCCTCGCAGTGCAAGGCGGTCATCTGTTGTCGGGTAACGCCACTTCAGAAGGCGCTGGTCGTCGAGCTAATAAAGCGTGCCAAAAACGCGGTCACTCTGGCTATTGGTGATGGCGCCAACGATGTGTCCATGATTAAAG CTGCTCACATAGGCGTTGGAATCTCAGGACAGGAGGGTCTTCAGGCTGTCCTCTCCAGTGACTACTCCATAGCCCAGTTTCGATACCTGGAGCGATTGCTGCTTGTACATGGTCGATGGTCCTACTACCGCATGTGCAAGTTCCTAAGATACTTTTTCTACAAGAACTTTGCATTTACACTGTGCCACTGCTGGTACTCGCTCTTCTGCGGCTTCAGCGCTCAG ACGGTTTTCGACCCGATGTTCATATCGGTGTATAATCTATTTTACACGTCGCTACCCGTTTTGGCGTTGGGCGTCTTCGAACAGGATGTCTCGGACAAGAACAGTCTGGAGTTTCCGCGTCTCTACACTCCGGGTCTAAAGAGCGAGTTGTTCAACATTCGGGAGTTCATCTATAGTGTGTTACACGGTGCCTTCACCTCGCTGGTCCTGTTCCTGATTCCATATGGCGTCTACAAGGATGGCGTCTCGGCGAACGGATTTATTGTGAGCGATCACATGACACTCGGCGCCGTTGTGGCTACCATACTCATAGTGGATAATACAGCTCAG ATATCTTTGTACACCTCCTACTGGACGGTTGTCAATCATGTGACCATTTGGGGCAGTTTGGTTTGGTACTTTGTGCTGGACTACTTCTACAACTATGTTATTGGTGGCCCTTATGTGGGCTCCTTGACGCAAGCCATGAAGGACCTGACCTTTTGGGTCACCATGTTGATCACAGTGATGGCGTTGGTGGCTCCAGTCTTGGCCTACAAGTTCTATTTGCTCGATGTACATCCGAGTCTGTCTGATAAg ATCCGACAAAAGTCTCTAAAGAAGATCCACTCCAGAGCTTCAAGTGATGTCAGGCGAACGGCCTCATCACGTCGTGGTCGTCGCTCCGTACGATCGGGATATGCCTTTGCCCATCAG GAGGGCTTTGGTCGCCTGATAACCTCCGGCAAGATTATGCACAAGCTGCCGCAGGACTTTGCGTTTCCCCTGGGCTTGGGCACCAAGAAAACACAGGTGCTGCACAACAACCTGAACTCGGCCGATGGACCGAACTCTAAGACCAACAATGTGACTGGCCAGCATATGgtcaacaacaacacaaataTGCGACAGaatcagaaccagaaccacTCGTCCATGGCGGATATAACGGCTGATGGGCGGGGCCATGGGGGAGATGATGGCAGAGGTAGTGGGGGCTCGGATGATATGAGTCCTCGTGCTCCCTGCCAGGACTTGGATACGATTAATCTCTAA